The [Clostridium] celerecrescens 18A genomic sequence TTCATCATAAGCAAGAGAGCTGATGATGATGATACCTGCTTCCGGATGATGCTTCAACAGGCGTTTGGAAGCTTCGATACCATCGATTCCAGGCATTATGATATCCATGGTCACAATATCGGGCTTTTCTCTTTCATAGGCTTCCAGAGCCTCTTCCCCGCTTCTACACTGATAGACGACGTCAAAATCTGTTCCTTTAAGTAATTGCTCTATCTCGCTGCGTGTTACTATGGAATCATCGACAATCATAATTGTTTTTTTCATAATAGCTTCCCTCCTTCTAATTTAATTACTTCCGATCGTAATTTCGCCTTCGCTGTTTTTATAAACAATACTCCGGGAGTATTCCTCCTGAACCAGCAGACTGGAAGAACCGATCCGTATGCGAACCACTGGCAGCAGCTGTTGGCATTGAATGATTCCGGACTGCTCCTTGTCGATTGCGGTTATTTCTTCCAAGCGGTTTGTAATCTCCTGTTCCCGGAGATTTAAATAAGTGGAGGCCTGCTTCAAATTATCAAGTAGCTCCTGTCTGTCCGGCCTTTGGGTGGTTTCAAGATAGGTGATATTTTTTCTTACTTCCGACATATTATGGTGAAGCTGTTCCAGCTCTCTGGCAAGCCGAGCGGATTCTTCTACGTTTCTTGGAACATTTGCAATGATTAGTTCGGTAACGAGCCGCCGTACTTTGGAACCAATCACACGTGCATTGATGGTATTAGCAGCCAAGAGGGTACCGCCGATAATGACGCCCATGCCGGAGGTAACAACAATATCCTGACCGCTTTCTATTTTGGAGTTGATAATACTTTCCGCATAAACATTGCCTTTGGCAGTGACCGTGCAATGTTCCAAATAACGGCACTTGATATCAGCGTCAGAAGTTAAAGTACCACGTCCGTTTCCTGACATGCCGCTGGCAATCGTAATGGATCCCTGGGCCGTTATCTGAGCACCTTCCACAGAGCCTCGGATGTCAATTCTTCCATTGGCTTTCACAGAAAAGCCATTTCTTACATCTCCAGTAATCAATATATCTCCGTCATAATCCAGGTTCCCTGTACTATTATCAATATTACCATTTATTTTTAGGATAGGATCTACCTGAAATTTTCCATTAACAAATGTTACATGGCCTGTTTTTTGGGAAACGAGCAGAGTCCGATCCTCCGTAAGCATCGTATTGCGGCCAACAGGTACGTGAACATCAGTTCCTTTAATAGTGCAGGGATAAGTCTGCCCGGTTATGGTCATACCATTTTCTCCCGGTATAGCAAGAGTTATGCTGCAGATTATTTCTCCTTCTTTAACAGACTGAATATTATTTAAATTTTTATAATCCACAGATCCGTTTTCATCTTCTATAAATTCAAGCTTAAGATCCCGTTTAAAATGGTCCTTAATAGAACCATCTATTCCGTTACGTGCCAGAATTCCCTTTGCAATCAATACAGCCTGGCCATAAACCTGATTTTCAACAATTGACTTCAGGGACTCCTCTATAATTCCTATGGATACATGCTCCTGATTGAGGATTGATTTTAAATCTTCTTCCTTAATATCCTGACCGTCGTTAAATGGAGGGATCACATAAATCCATGCAGCCATGCGGTCCTTTGAAACATAAAGATAGGCCTGAGCCGCTTTGGGCTGGGGAACCTGTTCTTGTGCAGATTCGGATGTCCGTCTAAAAACATTGGATAATGATTGCATTTTACTGGAAAACTGAGCGCACTCACTGTATAATGCCTCTTCATCCATCCGTACTATTAGCGGATCATAGGAAGGCTCCCATATTAAAGAAGAGGAAGGCGCTTCAAATTCTATTTCGGAAAATACGGTTGTTGCGGCAGAACTTTTTTGTTCGGTTGGATCGGATACTATCTCATTAAGATCTTCATTTTGGGATTCTTCAGGTGAAACGACAGAAGCTGCACTGATCTTTTCTGATGTTTCCGCAGAGCGCCTTACATTTTGGAAAAGGCTAAAGAATCCTTTTTTGTTTTTTTCTTTCATTTTCTTCCCCTAACATTAAAAAAAT encodes the following:
- a CDS encoding DUF342 domain-containing protein — encoded protein: MKEKNKKGFFSLFQNVRRSAETSEKISAASVVSPEESQNEDLNEIVSDPTEQKSSAATTVFSEIEFEAPSSSLIWEPSYDPLIVRMDEEALYSECAQFSSKMQSLSNVFRRTSESAQEQVPQPKAAQAYLYVSKDRMAAWIYVIPPFNDGQDIKEEDLKSILNQEHVSIGIIEESLKSIVENQVYGQAVLIAKGILARNGIDGSIKDHFKRDLKLEFIEDENGSVDYKNLNNIQSVKEGEIICSITLAIPGENGMTITGQTYPCTIKGTDVHVPVGRNTMLTEDRTLLVSQKTGHVTFVNGKFQVDPILKINGNIDNSTGNLDYDGDILITGDVRNGFSVKANGRIDIRGSVEGAQITAQGSITIASGMSGNGRGTLTSDADIKCRYLEHCTVTAKGNVYAESIINSKIESGQDIVVTSGMGVIIGGTLLAANTINARVIGSKVRRLVTELIIANVPRNVEESARLARELEQLHHNMSEVRKNITYLETTQRPDRQELLDNLKQASTYLNLREQEITNRLEEITAIDKEQSGIIQCQQLLPVVRIRIGSSSLLVQEEYSRSIVYKNSEGEITIGSN
- a CDS encoding response regulator transcription factor — its product is MKKTIMIVDDSIVTRSEIEQLLKGTDFDVVYQCRSGEEALEAYEREKPDIVTMDIIMPGIDGIEASKRLLKHHPEAGIIIISSLAYDETQQMVQELSSNLPFVFKPIKKSYFIEALLKVSDAISQK